The following coding sequences lie in one Metallumcola ferriviriculae genomic window:
- a CDS encoding 2-oxoacid:acceptor oxidoreductase family protein, translating to MKKKFGIIVAGFGGQGVLFVGQLLAYAGMLEGKQVAWVPSYGPEMRGGTAYCAVTIADSEISSPLVEYPDALIAFNGPSVIKFEPIIAEGGLLLTNSSVIKQAPKRSSIHVYSIEANSFANKLGNSKVSNLIVLGALVKLSNVVAISSILQALKDVLPKHHQNLLKLNKDALEMGFQNINVSY from the coding sequence ATGAAGAAAAAATTTGGCATAATAGTAGCCGGATTTGGCGGCCAAGGAGTATTATTTGTGGGGCAGTTACTAGCCTATGCCGGTATGCTGGAAGGTAAGCAGGTAGCGTGGGTCCCGTCATATGGGCCGGAAATGCGGGGGGGCACAGCTTATTGTGCCGTAACTATTGCAGATAGTGAAATTAGTTCTCCTTTGGTTGAATATCCTGACGCTTTAATAGCGTTTAATGGCCCTTCAGTAATAAAATTTGAGCCAATAATAGCTGAAGGAGGTTTATTATTGACCAATAGTTCCGTCATCAAGCAAGCACCCAAACGAAGTAGCATTCATGTATATTCTATTGAAGCCAACAGTTTTGCAAATAAGTTAGGAAATAGTAAGGTAAGTAACCTCATAGTGCTGGGTGCGTTAGTTAAGCTTTCTAACGTTGTTGCGATTAGTAGTATTTTGCAGGCACTCAAAGATGTGCTGCCGAAGCATCATCAAAATTTATTGAAACTTAACAAAGATG